The Cytobacillus oceanisediminis genomic interval AAAGATAATTGAAACCTTCTGGCATGATCAATGAGACGAAAGCCAAATTCACCATTGGCCAGGATCAGCCCATCCCCCTCGATGTTTTTCAGCTGTGCTGCCACAAGATCATTGGAAAGTGTTCCCGTGCCAACAACAACTTCAGCATGAGAGGCATCTGTCATCCTGCATAATTGAGAACGCAAGTCCTTCAAACCGCTGATAAAATCATGATTGCGATGAGATACGGCTTCTTTTGAAAAAGCACTTTTCACTTTTGCATGAATGGGCACAGGACCCGGCAAAAATGAATGCCTGGCGGGTCCTGAATTTCTGGCCATTAAGCGTTCAAAGGATTTAGTTGAGCGTTCGAAGTTCTCTTTTGTTAAATACATGGGCTGAAACTGGGCTCCCTCCTCTCCTGTCAGAGGACCAAAAGGCAGAAACCCAATCCGCTTATACAATTTCTGCTGTCTGACCGTGCCCGATATCAGCGCCATCGTATAATTTTTTTCGAGGCAAAGCTCTACAAGCTTTTCACAAAGCTGATAAAAAACACGGGTGCTTCGATACTCTTTTTTGATTGACAGCAAGCGGATCTCACAAAATTCTCCTTTAACAGGCAAGTATTCTTCGAGATTAGGAAGTTTATAATCAAGCGAAAATGGCCTTTTGGCGCGGATCGCGATCATTCCGGCAACTTCCTCGCCAGCCTTGGCAATGACATATGTATTTTCTTCATGAAATTTATCAATTAAATGCTGATCTTCATTTTGCTTATGCTGAGGAATTTCTTCCACAAATGTCTGGTAGTTCAGCTGATGAATTTGTTCAAATTCATTAGGTTCGGTTGCGATTTTGCAGATAATATTCACAGTTTACCTCCTATGTTTAGGCATGATGAAATGGGTATGGGAAATTAGAACAATCAAAAGCAGCAGCAGAAGGCCTGCAGAAATGATGAATGAATCACCAATCACCCAGGCTGTTATGGGAATGGAAGCCATAGCGATAAAACCCGATCGTGTATACTTCCGGAGAACTGCATAGGCAATTCCCATCGTGATAGCCATTATCGCTATTGTCATGGGCTCCAAAAACAAAGCAGAAGCCAAGTAGACAACCACTCCTTTTCCCCCATGAAAACCCAGCTGAATAGGAAACAAATGGCCAATAAGCACGAAAACTGCGCTAAGGATTAATAAACCATCACCTTCAAACATGAGTCCAGTTACATATAAAGCGGCCCATGCCTTTCCAGCATCAATTGCTATTGTAAGCAAGAACCCCTTCTTGCCGATTGCTCTGCCTGCATTGGTAGCCCCTACATTCCCGCTCCCCTTTTTTCTTATATCCTCTTTTGCTATGTATTTAACCACATAATAAGCCCCGGTTACACTCCCCAATACGTAAGAAAAGATCATAACCATCAGGGCAGTCCACACATCATCGATCATACGCACATATCCCGCCTTATACTAATTAAACGATCAAAAAGGGTAAAAAGTTTCATATATTTACAAAATTACAATCAATTAACTTATACAGATAGTATAACACCCCTAATTTTACCATTAAACAAATTGAATGCCAGAGCCTGATTTCATAATTCTCCTATTTTAATGCCAACATTAAACTTTCTGTAAAAATAATTATTTTGTGTTGACATTGTTTAGTAATCGCATATAATTTGCATTAAGGCAAAACTTTTTAATAAATCCATAAATCTTGTCCATGTGACGTATAATTGCGCATAAACAATTAATTTGAATCAATTTAAATATGGGAAATAAAGGGGGATAAAATAATGAAGGATCCAGCAATTAGCATAGAGGATTTGCATGTTTCCTATTTCGGAAATGAAGCGGTGACAGGAGTCAGCCTTTCTGTTACTACAGGCAATTTGGTAGGAATTATCGGGCCGAATGGCGCAGGAAAATCGACTTTTTTAAAAGCCATGCTAAATCTCATACCAAAAGATAAAGGTGCGGTAAAAGTGCTGGGAAAACCTATTGCTGAAGTGCGCAAGAGTATCGCCTATGTGCCGCAGCGGAATGACATTGACTGGGATTTCCCAATCACTGTGCTTGATGCGGTTCTTATTGGGACCTACCCCCATTTAAAACTGTTCCGCCGTCCAAAGAAAAAGGATAAAGAGTGGGCCATGGAATGTCTTCAGCGAGTTGGCATGCAGGAGTTCAGCAGAAGGCAGATTGGGGAACTATCAGGCGGCCAGCAGCAGAGAGTTTTTCTGGCGAGAGCACTTGCTCAAAAAGCGGATTTGTTCTTTCTGGATGAGCCATTTGTTGGAGTTGATGTATCCAGTGAGGAAACCATTGTGAACATTTTGAAGGAGCTGTGCAGACAAGGAAAAACAGTGATTGTTGTACACCATGATTTAAGTAAAGCAAATGATTATTTCAATCAGTTAATTCTCCTTAATAAGGAATTGATCAGTTTTGGGACCGTTGAAGAAGTGTTTAAACCTGAAGTAATTGCAAAAGCATACAAGGGGCAATTTGCTTTTATGAATGAGATTGGGGTGTCGCTATAATGGCTTTTATTGAAGCGGTCATGCAATATGGCTTTCTGCAAAAAGCGTTATTAACCTCGGTTATGGTAGGAATTATCTGCGGAGTCATTGGGTGCTTTATCATCCTGAGAGGAATGGCTCTCATGGGAGATGCCATATCACATGCTGTACTTCCGGGCGTCGCTATTTCATATATGCTGGGAGTTAACTTCTTCTTTGGCGCAGTCATAAGCGGAGTGATCACAGCTATCGCCATTGGTTTTGTATCCCAAAACAGCCGGATTAAGCATGATACCTCGATTGGAATTATGTTTACAGCGGCATTTGCTTCAGGAATCATTATTATTACCATGCTAAAAAGCAGTACAGATCTATACCATATTTTATTTGGTAATGTACTGGCAGTAAGATTATCCGACATGTGGATCACTTTGGGCATCAGCCTTATTGTATTGGCGGCTGTTTACCTCTTTTACAAAGAATTATTGGTCACATCGTTTGATGAAACGATGGGAGCAGCTTACGGACTGCCAGTTCGTTTCATTCATTATTTCCTAATGACTCTCTTGACCATGGTAACCGTTGCATCCCTCCAGACAGTTGGGATTGTCCTGGTTGTTGCCATGCTGATCACCCCTGCAGCGGCAGCTTATCTCTTAACCGAGCGGCTGTGGATGATGATTTTCCTTGCCTCTGGCATTGGTGTGATTTCATCCATCGTGGGACTTTACTTTAGCTTCACCTACAACTTAGCTTCTGGAGCAACGATTGTCATATCATCTACTGCTATTTTCATTCTCGTTTTCTTATTCTCACCTAAGCATGGGCTAATTTGGAAAACGCTGAAAGTAAAGAAAAAGAGAGCTTCATTAGTTTAATTTTAATAAAATCAAATTTTTCAGGAGGTAAAACTTATGATTAAAAAAGGCATTCTTTTATTAGCTGCATCCCTTCTTTCTGTGTTATTCCTGTCAGCCTGCAGCAGCGGAAAAAGCAGCACATCAGCAAATGAAGATGGAAAAATCCAAGTTGTCACTACCTATTCGATTGTGTATGACATTGTTAAAAATGTAGGCGGGGATTTAGTTGAGATTCATAGTTTAGCACCCATTGGCTCCAATCCCCACGAATATGACCCGCTTCCTGAGGATGTGCAAAAAACAACCGATGCAGATGCTGTATTTTACAACGGCCTGAATCTGGAAGCCGGCAACTCATGGTTCAATAAGCTGATGGAAACTGCCGGAAAAGACGGTGAAGATGCGCCAGTCTTCCTGATGAGCAAAGGCGTTGATGCCATGCACTTAACCACAAAAGGCAAAGAAAGTGAAGAAGATCCCCATGCATGGCTGGACATCCGAAATGGGATCAAATACGCGGAAAATGCCAGAGATGGACTTATTAAAGCAGATCCAGACAACAAAGAGATTTACGAGAAAAACGCAGAAGAATATATTGCAAAGCTTCAGGAGCTGCATGATGAAGCGGTCGAACAATTTAATGAAATTCCAGAAAATGAACGGGTTCTTGTTACAAGTGAAGGTGCTTTTAAATATTTCAGCGAAGCCTACGGATTCCAGGCAGAATACATTTGGGAAATCAACCAGGAAAACCAGGGAACACCAGAACAAATAACAAGAATTGTGGATATTATCAATGAAAAAGGAATTACAGGTCTATTCCTGGAAACAAGCATTGACGCAAGAAGCATGGAATCCGTATCCGATGAAACCAATGTTCCGATCATGGGAAAAGTGTTTACAGACTCTCTGGCAAAGCCGGGTGAAGATGGCGATACGTACATCTCTATGATGGAATGGAATATTAAAACCATTAAAGAAGGCTTGACCCGGTAGATGAATTTTTGAAACAGAATGGGTGGATAGCCAGGGTGGGGGGATTTGATTCTTCATTGTTACCTTTCTCTTAGTCTTGTAAGCAATGAAAGGCACGATTTTCACTCATTTATGCCCTTGAGCTCATTCTTTTGCTTGTGAAGGGCACGATTCTCATGCTTTTATGCCCTTCAGCTCTGTCTTTTGTCTTTGAAGGGCACGATTCTCACCTATTCATGCCCTTCAGTTCTGACTTTTTCCTTTAAAGGGCACGATTCTCACTTATTCATGCCCTTCAGTTCTGACTTTTTCCTTTGAAGGGCACGATTCTTATGCTTATGTACCCTTCTGCTTATTTTTTAGTTGTGAATGGCACAATTCCAGCAAGCAGGTGAATCATGTGATCCACATTAGTTCAAAGAGATATATTCTGGAGATTTATCTATTACAGGAAGCACATGGGCATGCGACCATTTCCGGCATTGCAAAGGTATTGAAGGTCACCGTCTCAGCTGCATCTAAAATGGCCGGAAAGCTTAAATCAGGCGGTTACATTCACTTTCAGCCCTATGGAACAGTAAAACTGACAGAACAAGGTTTAGAAATTGGCAAAAACCTATTTCAGGATCATCAGGTTTTAATGGAGTTTTATCAAATAATAGGGGTTGAAGAAAAACTGATCCGGAAGAAAGTTAGTGAAGTTGAAATGCATATCGGAACGGAAGTTGTTTTTAAAATTAAGAGCTTTATAGAAGATCATAAGAAAAACGCTTGAGTTGTTTAATAAACATTCAAGCGTTTTTTGCCAGAATTTATTCCGGTTTCTTCATAAAAAGTGACAAGATTATATTAAGTATGGCTAAGGCCAAACTAATTTTAAATACCAGTGCCGAGCCCGCTGCCGCCGCCTGTGCCGGTTCTCCTGCGGCAGCTGCCAGGTAACTATTTTGCTTTGCGGCCATAAGGGATACCATAATGGCAATCCCAATAGCTCCGGACACTTGCTGCACTGTTTGCGTCAATGCAATCCCGTCTGGATAGTATTGTCTCGGAAGGGAATTCAGAGTGTTTGTCTGCACAGATGCCAGCACTGCCCCAATCCCCAGCATCATGATCATATGGGTTAACACAATCATCCATAAAGCTGTGTCTGTTCCAAACTGGGAATAAGCTCCATATCCAACCGCAACCAAAATGGTTCCGGGTGTGATGACTGCTTTCGGTCCAAATCTGTCAAATAATCGCCCGATTGCCGGAGCCAGAATGCAGTTTAGCAGGCTCCCCGGCAATAGAACCAGTCCGGTTGTGAATGCTGCGATGATCAAAGCCATTTGCATGTACATCGGTAAAATGACAAGCATGGACAGCATATTAAAGAACGTGATAAAACTCATAAATACACCCAGAACAAACAGCGGATATTTGAATGCTTTCAAATTGAGCATCGGCACATCCAATTTTGTCTGACGCACAGCAAAAATAATGAGTGCCAGAATCCCTGCTATGATCGATATGATGACAGAAGTACTTGTCCATCCGCCATGCTCGCCGCCAGCACTCACTCCATAGACGATTCCCCCGAACCCGATCGTTGAGAGGAAAACCGATAATACATCAATGGAAACTTTCAGTATCTCATTTACATTCGGCAAATACGAAAACCCAAATAGTAAAGAAAACAGGAGGAAAGGAATCGTAAACCAGAAGATCCAATGCCATGAGAGTGTATCTAAAATGAGACCTGCCAATGTTGGACCCAGCGCCGGTCCTGCCAGCATGACCAATCCCATGATTCCCATTGCCCCGCCGCGTTTATCAGGAGGAAAAATAGTGAAAATGACATTTTGCGTCAGGGGTAAATTAATCGCTAATCCTGCTGCCTGAATAATGCGTCCTGCTAGTAAAACTGGAAATACGGAGGCTGTCGCAGCCATGACAGTTCCGATAATGGATAACAGCACTGAAGCCATAAACATTTGCCTGGTTGTAAATTTTTGCATCATAATGCCTGTAACCGGCACCAAAATCCCCAGAGTCAAGAAATATCCTGTTGCCAGCCACTGAATGACAGTTGCATCAACGCTAAATATGAAGCTTAATTCGCCTAAAGCAATATTTAATGCCGTTTCACTGAAAAGTCCGACAAACCCTGCGACCAAAAGTGCCGCCATGATCGGGCCTGTTTTAACTTGCTTCTGTACTGCCGGAACCGCTTTAATCTGCCTATTTGCAATGGTCCCTGCTTTGTATTGATTATTCACTCGTAATACTCCTTCATTAGGAAAAGAATATCCCTTCAATTTTTGCTGTAAAGATATTAATGATTTCATTTATCAGCGTTTCCAAATTCCGCAGCACACCTCCATTTGCTAAACGGCTTGTTAACTATATCAAACTATTTTTCTTAACGTCAACTAAGTTGACAAAATTTTATTTTTCTGATATTATCAACTTAGTTGACAGTATCCTTATGTATGATATTGGATATCTGATTATAAATTTTTTAAAAGAATTGTCGCTTTCATTGGATAAGAGTGCAGAAGAGATAGAGGAACTAGTGAAGATAATGATAAAAGCAAGCAGATAACAGAAAAAAGAATGTCCCTTCTGAATGTGATATTCATCGGGACATTCTTTTTCATTGTTCAATAGAAACCGCTAAAGGAAGCAATTAGGCAGTTCTTTTCCAAATACTCTCCATGTTCTCAAGAGTTTTCCCTTTCGTTTCAGGTACAAACTTCCATACAAAAATGGCTGAAAGAACACTCATCAGTCCATAGAAGCCGTAAGTTAAGCCGCCGCTGAATTCCATCATCATCGGATAAGTCGATGAAATGAAATAGTTTGCGGCCCATTGTGCTGCTACTGCTACCGCCACTGCCTGTCCGCGGATTTTGTTTGGGAAAATTTCCGAGATCAATACCCAGCATATCGGTCCCCATGACATCATGAAAGACGCTGTGTAAACGATAATAAAAATTAACGTGCCCATGCCGATTATATTGGAAAAAGCCATTCCTGCAACACCAAACATCCCGATCGCCATGCCAATGGAACCCGTGATCAATAATGGCTTGCGTCCCCATTTATCTACAGTTAAAATGGCCACTACTGTAAAGATGACATTTATGACACCCATAACTATCGTCTGCAGCATCGAGGCATCCTTTGCTGCTCCCATGCTTTCAAAAATTCGCGGTGCATAGTACAAAGCCACATTAATCCCGACAAATTGCTGGAATACAGACAGCAGAATTCCTATAACAATCACTAATTTTCCGTATGCAAACAGTTTTTCTGCTGGAACATTTGCTGAGGCTGCTACCGATTTTTTGATTTCACCCAAGATCGTTTTTGCCTCTGCTGCACCATTAATTTTCGTAAGTACTGCTAAAGCTTTATCATCATGATTATTGATGGCCAGGTATCGGGGTGTCTCCGGAACCAGGAGCAGCAGAAGACCAAAGGCAAGGGCCGGAATAGCTTCTGAAGCAAACATGTACCTCCAGCCAACATCATTGATCCATTCCAAAGGACGCCCGCTGGCAATGCCCCAGTTTACAAAGTACACGACAAGCATTCCGAAAATGATCATAAACTGATTGAATGAAACCAGGCGTCCGCGGATATCGGCAGGTGCAATTTCGCCGATATACATGGGAACAATTGCTGACGCCAGGCCAACCCCAATTCCACCTATAATGCGATAAAGATTAAAAGTCAATAATAACGAGATGGTCGGTTCCCCTTTAGTGAAAAATAAAAATTCAGGAAAAGCGGAGCCTAATGCGGATAGGAAGAAAAGAACAGCCGCAGCAATCAGCGATTTTTTCCGCCCAAACTTCGACGCAAAATAACCGGAAATTAAACCGCCAATGATACAGCCAATTAAAGCACTCGAGGTTGTCGCCCCGTGAGCCAGCGACCCTAATCCCAAACTATTGATCAAATAGATTTCCAGTGACTTTTCAGCTCCTGAAATAACAGCCGTATCATATCCGAAAAGCAAACCTCCTATCGCAGCAACCAATGTAAGTGAACCAATATATAGAGAGTTCCGATTCTGTTTCATAGTTTGTAAAAGACAGATTTGAACCAAAATAGAGCGCTTACAATTTGACATTAATATAATTCAAATCTATCTTTACTCCTTTCTAGTAGAAATGTTTAAACAATGAGAAACTTGAAACTGGTTTTTGTTTTGAAGACCTCATTTTTCTCCAGGACAATAGAAGGAAAGTTTTCATGATGAATGGCATCAGGCGGACATTGTGTTTCCAGACATAGCCCCAAATGCCTTTTTGACTGAACACCTCTAATTTCAAAATCATTTCCCAGCATGTTCGCTGTATATAAAACAACACTCTGCCTATCCGTTTCCACTGCCAGTTTTCGTCCGCTTGCAGAATCCACTACAGCCATTTCACCTGTATTTAATAGAAATGGATGATCATAACCTCCGCCCGCAAGAATGTTCTGCTGATGGCCGGACTTTACGCCTTCTTTGATTTTCTTCCCTGCTCTGAAATCAAACGGGGTATTTTCAACATGTATGAATTCCCCAGTAGGAATCAATGTGTCATCAAGCTCCAGGAAGTGATCACTTTGCATGGTTACCTCGTGCTCAAGAATGTCCCTCTTTAAGTCCCCGCTTAGGTTAAAATAAGTATGGTTTGTCAGATTGATGATCGTTTTTTCATCAGATATAGCTTTATAACTAATGACCAGTTCATTCTCATTGTTCAGTGTATAGTTTACCGTTACATCAAGAGTCCCAGGATACCCTTCTTCTCCATCCGGGCTTACATAGGAGAACCTGATATTCGCCTCATTCCTGCCCTTTTCAGCGGCCGAGTCCCAAATTACATGATGAAAACCACCTTTACCTCCATGCAGATGGTGTTCCCCATCATTTTTTGGCAGCTGGTAAGCAGTTCCATCAAGAGTGAAAGTTGAGCCTGCTATCCTTCCGGCCACCCTTCCTATAATCGAACCAAAAAAGGGTGAATGCTTTGTATACTCTTCAAGCGTGTCAAAACCCAGGACCACATTCTCTATATTTCCTTCACGATCAGGGACAGATATCCCGGTAATGATTCCCCCGTATTCAATACACGATACTTTCATTCCATGATCATTGCTGATTGTATAGGATTTAACCTTGTGTCCATTCCATTCGCCAAAGATACTTTCAGTTATGTTCATGTAGATCTCCCTCAAGTCAGCTTACTTTTTCCTAAAACCGGCCAAACCCTCGTTCAGTTTCCTGGTTTGCACATAAACTTCCTTGTATAACTGGAAAAGTTCCTGATATTTCTTAACGTTTTCAGGGATTGGAGTATACGTCTTTTCGTATGTTATGAAGTCATCGGCACATGCTTCCAGAGATTCATACCATTTGCATCCATATGCCGCGAGCATAGCCGCACCTACAGCAGGTCCTTGTTCACTTGAAAGCTTTACGATTGTGCTATTGAAGATATCAGCCTGGATTTGCAGCCAGGCATCACTTTTTGCTCCTCCTCCGATTGAAATGATTGTATCGACTAGCTTGCCGCTTTCCCTGAATATTTCAATCGATTCATTTAAAGAAAAGGTAATTCCTTCAATGACCGATCGAACAAAGTCATTTCGATTATGTGAAGAGTCCATGCCGATAAAGCTTCCCCGAATAAGTGAATCTGCATATGGCGTGCGCTCACCGGCTAAATATGGCGTAAACAAAAGACCGTTCGATCCAATCGGAACCTCGCTCATTTCAGCCAGCAAGGAGTCGAATGATTCCATTTCTGCAAACGTATCTTTAAACCAGCTCAAACTATGTCCCGCTGCCAGGGTTACGCCCATTGTGTAATAGGCCTTTTCTTCACCATGATTAAAATAATGGACTTTCCCCTGAAAATCCTTGTCATTTTGTTCTTCATAGGATAAAACGACTCCGGATGTGCCAATGCTGCATAATGTTTTTCCTTCTGACAGAATACCTGAACCGATCGCACCACAGGCATTGTCAGCTCCTCCGGCAAATACCTTCGTTAAAGGATATAATCCCGTCTTCTCAGCAATCTCAGGCTTTAACGTCCCTACACATTCATGGGATTCAACTAAAGGCGGACAGATATTCACATCAATCCCGGTTAGCCCGCATATCTCTTCACTCCACATTTTCCGGCCGACATTCAGCAGCAAAGTACCCGCTGCATCACTATATTCACTATGAATCCTTCCAGTCAGTTTAAAGCGCAGATAATCTTTAGGGAGCATAAATACAGCCGCTTTTTCAAAAACTTCCGGCTCATATTGCTTCACCCAAAGCAGCTTTGGTAAAGTGAAGCCTTCCAATGCCGGATTCTTTGTGATTTCAAGCAGACGCTTCTCACCAGCCATGTCATAGATCTGTTTACACTGCTCTGTCGTGCGGGTATCATTCCAGAGGATTGCATTTCGCAGAACCATATTCTCTTTATCCAGAAGGACCAGGCCGTGCATTTGGCCTGAAAAACTGATTCCTTGAATGTCTTCCTCACTTCCATCGAACTGCTCTGAAATTTCTTTAAGAGCATCGACTGTTTTATCAACCCATTCACCAGGGTCCTGTTCACTATAACCCGACTTTTCATGAATGAGCGGATAAGACCTGGAAACTTCGCTGCATACTTCTCCCTTTTGATTCATTAATAAAACTTTTACCGAGCTCGTGCCAAGGTCAATCCCGATTACATATTTCATGATTGATCATCCTTTAGATAATGAAATGTATGCTAATCTTTACTTTTTAAAAATGTACTGGGACACTTTCGTATTCCCAGTACATTTAATCTTTTTATATTAATCTCTTACGCTTTTACACTCGCATAGGCTTCGAGAATGTATTTATTTAAGACAGCTTTTAGCTGTTCCTGTCTTCCTGACTTGTTTTCGATCTTTTCAAGCTGAAGAGCATGCTTCTCAAGCTTATGGAAGTCTGTTTTTCCCTCAACGATTTCAAGGCCGATGCCTTCCGTATAGCTGCTATATCTGTCAGCAATAAAGTTGTCTAATACTTTATCTTCAATTAAACGCTGTGCAACTTTTGCACCAACTGCAAATGTGTCCATTCCTGCAATATGAGCATAGAACAGGTCCTCAGGGTCAAATGATCCTCTTCGTACCTTCGCATCAAAGTTTAGGCCGCCTGTTCCAAGGCCGTCATTTTTAAGAATTTCAACCATTGCCAATGCTGTAGAATAGATATCTGTCGGGAATTCGTCAGTATCCCATCCCAGCAGGGTATCTCCCTGGTTTGCATCCACTGAACCAAGCATTCCATTTATGCGTGCTGTGTGCAGTTCATGCTCAAATGTATGGCCGGCAAGGGTCGCGTGGTTTGCTTCAATATTGAATTTAAAGTAGTCTTTTAAGCCGTAAGATTGCAAGAATGATAAACTGGTTGCCACATCAAAATCATATTGATGTTTGGTAGGCTCCTTCGGCTTTGGCTCGATTAAGAATTGTGCGTCAAATCCAATTTCCTTTGCATAATCAATTGCCATATGGAAGAAGCGCGCAAGATTATCGAGTTCAAGCTTCATGTTCGTATTCAGCAGTGTTTCGTATCCTTCGCGTCCGCCCCAGAATACATAGTTCACAGCACCCAGCTCCTTGCCGATCTCAAGTCCCTTTTTCACTTTCGCTGCAGCATAAGCAAATACATCAGCATTAGGCGCTGTCGCCGCACCGTGCAGCCAGCGCGGATGTGAAAACATATTAGCAGTATTCCATAATAACTTTGTTTTGCTGGATTTCATGTATTCCTTAATCATGGCCGTAATTTCATCTAAGTTCTTAAAAGTTTCGCTTAATGAATCCCCTTCAGGCGCAATATCAGCGTCATGGAAACAGAAAAACGGAACATTCAGTTTTTCATAGAATTCAAAGGAGGCTTCTACACGTGCCTTGGCCAAGTCCATTCCGGAAAATCTGCCATAGGAACGGATCATCGTTCCATCTCCGAAAGGATCTGTGCCTTCCGCAGTGAACGTATGCCAGTAAGACACAGCAAAACGGAGAAGGTCTTCCATTTTTCTGCCGTTGATCATTTCTTCAGGATTATAATATTTAAAAGCCAATGGATTATTAGAATCTGGACCTTCGTATTTTACTCCGCTCACATTACTAAAGTAGTTCATTTTCATTCCTCCATCTTTTCTTTTAGATTGTTATCGCTTTCATTTGATTACAAATCGATTTTACCACCATAAACTTAGTTTGTCTATTGAATGAACTAAGTTTCATTTTTATTTTTAATTATGGTATAAATGGAATATGATTGTAATAGACAAAGAAATTGAGGATTTGAGGAGAAAGATAATGACTTGGAATCAGCAGCTGGTAAAAATGAAAAACAAATCACGCGTTCTGCAGACGATAATCTACCAATCCCCTATCTCCCGGGCTGATATCGCACAGCACTTGGGACTGACTAAAGGTACTGTTTCCTCGTTGGTCAACGAGCTGATAGAAGAAAAAATCTGTTCCGAAACAGGACCAGGCAAATCGAGCGGAGGACGTCGCCCTGTGATGCTGCTCTTTAATGAAAAAGCTGGATATGCCATTGGAATTGATTTAGGGGTGAACTATATTTTAGGTGTCATGACTGATTTATCGGGTAATATTGTGAGCGAAAATTTGAAGCATATGAAGAGCATGAGGTATGAAGAAACCATTCTTGTCATAAAAGAAGTCATCCAATCATTATTGGACTCTACCCCCGAGAGCCCTTATGGTGTAATCGGAATCGGCATTGGAGTACCAGGAATCGTAAATAAGGAAGGCAGCAATATCCTGCTGGCACCTAATCTGGGCTGGACAGATATCAATTTAAAGGCAGAAATTGAGACAGAGTTTCACCTTCCCGTTATCATCGACAACGAAGCGAACGCCGGAGCATACGGGGAAAAGCGTTTCGGAGCCGGGAAAAACTTTGAAAATCTCATCTATGTAAGCGCTGGAATTGGCATAGGCGTCGGCTTTATTTTACAAAACAGCCTTTATCGGGGGGCTGAGGGATTCTCCGGTGAAATGGGCCATATGGTGATCGATATAGATGGAAAAGAATGCAGATGCGGCAGCAAAGGCTGCTGGGAATTGTACGCTTCTGAACAGGCATTACTAAACCAGGCAAAGAATATTCAATCATATTTACAACGGGATGATCTGAACCTGGAGTCATTAGTTG includes:
- a CDS encoding metal ABC transporter permease, which gives rise to MAFIEAVMQYGFLQKALLTSVMVGIICGVIGCFIILRGMALMGDAISHAVLPGVAISYMLGVNFFFGAVISGVITAIAIGFVSQNSRIKHDTSIGIMFTAAFASGIIIITMLKSSTDLYHILFGNVLAVRLSDMWITLGISLIVLAAVYLFYKELLVTSFDETMGAAYGLPVRFIHYFLMTLLTMVTVASLQTVGIVLVVAMLITPAAAAYLLTERLWMMIFLASGIGVISSIVGLYFSFTYNLASGATIVISSTAIFILVFLFSPKHGLIWKTLKVKKKRASLV
- a CDS encoding metal-dependent transcriptional regulator — encoded protein: MIHISSKRYILEIYLLQEAHGHATISGIAKVLKVTVSAASKMAGKLKSGGYIHFQPYGTVKLTEQGLEIGKNLFQDHQVLMEFYQIIGVEEKLIRKKVSEVEMHIGTEVVFKIKSFIEDHKKNA
- a CDS encoding aminotransferase class V-fold PLP-dependent enzyme, with the protein product MNIICKIATEPNEFEQIHQLNYQTFVEEIPQHKQNEDQHLIDKFHEENTYVIAKAGEEVAGMIAIRAKRPFSLDYKLPNLEEYLPVKGEFCEIRLLSIKKEYRSTRVFYQLCEKLVELCLEKNYTMALISGTVRQQKLYKRIGFLPFGPLTGEEGAQFQPMYLTKENFERSTKSFERLMARNSGPARHSFLPGPVPIHAKVKSAFSKEAVSHRNHDFISGLKDLRSQLCRMTDASHAEVVVGTGTLSNDLVAAQLKNIEGDGLILANGEFGFRLIDHARRFQLSFQTIEREWNEPITHEEIAYMLKENPSIKWVWTVHCETSTGYVFDISGIQELCEEHGAELCVDACSTAGIIPLNLKNIYFASTVSGKGFGSYPGLAIVFHRDKIKENSAVPRYLDLKMYEENQSIPYTHSSNLVNALKESIKLIDYEKINLLAGIARKKLKDWGFSVLGDDDYSPGILTISLPQSISSREFGDACKQIGILLSYESRYLLDRNWVQVALMGAQDEQKVMSSLEMMAGILEKQYEKRYDYEVI
- a CDS encoding glycerol-3-phosphate acyltransferase, which produces MIDDVWTALMVMIFSYVLGSVTGAYYVVKYIAKEDIRKKGSGNVGATNAGRAIGKKGFLLTIAIDAGKAWAALYVTGLMFEGDGLLILSAVFVLIGHLFPIQLGFHGGKGVVVYLASALFLEPMTIAIMAITMGIAYAVLRKYTRSGFIAMASIPITAWVIGDSFIISAGLLLLLLIVLISHTHFIMPKHRR
- a CDS encoding metal ABC transporter substrate-binding protein, giving the protein MIKKGILLLAASLLSVLFLSACSSGKSSTSANEDGKIQVVTTYSIVYDIVKNVGGDLVEIHSLAPIGSNPHEYDPLPEDVQKTTDADAVFYNGLNLEAGNSWFNKLMETAGKDGEDAPVFLMSKGVDAMHLTTKGKESEEDPHAWLDIRNGIKYAENARDGLIKADPDNKEIYEKNAEEYIAKLQELHDEAVEQFNEIPENERVLVTSEGAFKYFSEAYGFQAEYIWEINQENQGTPEQITRIVDIINEKGITGLFLETSIDARSMESVSDETNVPIMGKVFTDSLAKPGEDGDTYISMMEWNIKTIKEGLTR
- a CDS encoding metal ABC transporter ATP-binding protein; amino-acid sequence: MKDPAISIEDLHVSYFGNEAVTGVSLSVTTGNLVGIIGPNGAGKSTFLKAMLNLIPKDKGAVKVLGKPIAEVRKSIAYVPQRNDIDWDFPITVLDAVLIGTYPHLKLFRRPKKKDKEWAMECLQRVGMQEFSRRQIGELSGGQQQRVFLARALAQKADLFFLDEPFVGVDVSSEETIVNILKELCRQGKTVIVVHHDLSKANDYFNQLILLNKELISFGTVEEVFKPEVIAKAYKGQFAFMNEIGVSL